The Candidatus Nitrosymbiomonas proteolyticus genome has a segment encoding these proteins:
- a CDS encoding phosphoribosylamine--glycine ligase, whose amino-acid sequence MRILIVGSGGREHALAWKLAQEAEVHASPGNPGIAECAQCHLASPSIPDLTALAKNLSPDLVVVGPEAPLIAGLADSLRTHEIPTFGVDAAGAQLEGSKAFSKELMRAAGVPTARYLTVSDADEAREFARQSYLEGRQLAVKVSGPALGKGVAVCDSLEMALEEIDRALVRGEFGEAGRKLVLEERLFGREFSLMCLCSGERFVSLPLAQDYKRAWEGDAGPNTGGMGSYSPVEWVDDGLVHETERRVIAPLLTGLRNRGIDYRGALFAGLMVVEGEPFCLEYNVRFGDPETQSVMPRLGDGFADSLLGVALGRPPQPIAVRDLACVTVIVASRGYPGAIEKGLPIEVGPVADDALLFHAGTAVSEGRWVTAGGRVMGATGLGPDLPAARSAAYRAAEQVRFEGAWFRPDIGN is encoded by the coding sequence ATGCGAATACTGATCGTCGGTTCAGGGGGGCGCGAGCACGCCCTCGCCTGGAAGCTTGCCCAGGAAGCTGAGGTTCATGCGTCCCCCGGCAACCCCGGAATCGCCGAGTGCGCCCAATGCCACCTGGCTTCGCCTTCGATCCCCGATCTCACGGCCCTTGCAAAGAACCTATCTCCCGACCTCGTCGTCGTCGGACCCGAGGCGCCACTCATCGCTGGGCTGGCCGACTCCCTCCGAACGCACGAAATCCCGACCTTCGGGGTCGATGCGGCCGGCGCGCAACTCGAGGGCTCGAAGGCGTTTTCGAAGGAGCTGATGCGGGCGGCGGGAGTGCCCACGGCACGGTACCTTACGGTGTCCGACGCTGACGAGGCGCGGGAGTTCGCCCGACAGAGTTATCTCGAAGGAAGGCAGCTCGCTGTAAAGGTGAGCGGGCCTGCCCTCGGTAAGGGGGTTGCCGTCTGCGACAGCCTCGAAATGGCCCTCGAAGAGATCGATCGCGCCCTCGTGCGAGGTGAATTCGGCGAGGCCGGGCGGAAGCTCGTGCTCGAAGAGCGCCTTTTCGGACGCGAGTTCAGCCTGATGTGCCTTTGCTCAGGCGAGCGTTTTGTCAGCCTCCCGCTCGCTCAAGACTACAAGCGTGCGTGGGAGGGCGATGCCGGACCGAACACGGGAGGAATGGGGAGCTATTCGCCGGTCGAATGGGTCGACGATGGGCTCGTCCACGAGACGGAACGCCGGGTGATCGCTCCGCTTCTTACCGGGCTAAGGAATCGCGGAATCGACTACCGCGGAGCCCTCTTTGCAGGGCTGATGGTCGTGGAGGGCGAGCCGTTCTGCCTGGAGTATAACGTGCGTTTCGGCGACCCGGAAACCCAGAGCGTCATGCCCAGGTTGGGCGACGGATTCGCAGATTCGCTTCTTGGCGTTGCCCTGGGGCGTCCTCCGCAGCCGATAGCCGTGCGAGATCTCGCTTGCGTTACCGTAATCGTTGCCTCGCGGGGCTATCCCGGCGCGATCGAAAAGGGCCTCCCCATCGAAGTCGGACCGGTAGCCGACGATGCCCTCCTCTTCCACGCCGGCACCGCCGTCAGCGAGGGGCGCTGGGTGACCGCCGGGGGGAGGGTAATGGGGGCCACTGGGCTTGGACCCGACCTCCCCGCCGCACGAAGCGCCGCCTACCGAGCTGCCGAGCAGGTGAGATTCGAGGGCGCCTGGTTCCGCCCCGACATCGGCAACTGA
- a CDS encoding adenylosuccinate lyase has product MIERYCTPEMTAIWSRESKYSRWLEVEIAVCEAWAEEGVIPRDELDQIRSHASFSLARCDELEKETRHDLMAFVRNVSENVGQPAARWIHFGITSYDVIDSALGMMLRDSCDLVQNSLANVQVSILNLFKQHGGVPCIGRTHGIHAEPITFGHKLQGWSKELDRSRNRVEAAKGEIAVGKVSGAVGIHAHVSPAMEFRICKGLGLQPDPNSTQIVARDRHANLLCALAVLAGSVERIATELRNLQRTEILEVQEEFAKGQTGSSAMPHKRNPWNSETLCGLARVVRGNAHAMLESVMTWHERDLSNSSLERIVLPDTFQLIHFMLVRLSRILDGLVVLPENMDANLRRMGDLVFSEHLMVALIRAGLSREDAYKKAQQHAARAWDGVDFRTSVWEDSEIRDRIGDEELKLVFDLAHHLRHAPQNIG; this is encoded by the coding sequence ATGATCGAGCGATACTGCACGCCCGAAATGACCGCGATTTGGTCCCGCGAGTCCAAGTACAGCCGCTGGCTCGAGGTCGAAATCGCCGTGTGCGAAGCTTGGGCCGAAGAAGGCGTAATCCCCCGCGACGAACTGGACCAGATTCGATCTCATGCTTCTTTTTCGCTGGCGAGATGTGACGAACTGGAGAAGGAGACCCGGCACGACCTGATGGCTTTCGTGCGAAACGTCAGCGAGAACGTGGGCCAACCCGCTGCTCGGTGGATTCACTTTGGGATCACGAGCTACGACGTGATCGACTCCGCGCTCGGGATGATGCTCCGGGATTCTTGCGACCTCGTTCAGAACTCCCTCGCAAACGTTCAAGTTTCGATTTTGAACTTATTCAAGCAACACGGAGGCGTACCCTGCATCGGCCGCACGCACGGTATCCACGCCGAACCGATTACGTTCGGACATAAACTACAAGGTTGGAGCAAAGAGTTAGATCGCTCCCGCAATCGGGTCGAAGCGGCGAAGGGCGAAATCGCCGTCGGCAAAGTCTCTGGCGCTGTCGGGATTCACGCCCATGTCTCTCCGGCGATGGAATTCAGGATTTGCAAAGGTTTGGGGCTCCAACCTGACCCTAACAGCACGCAGATCGTCGCGCGTGACCGCCATGCGAACCTCCTTTGCGCGTTGGCGGTTCTGGCCGGCAGCGTCGAACGCATCGCCACCGAACTCCGTAACCTTCAACGCACGGAGATCCTCGAGGTCCAGGAAGAGTTTGCCAAAGGTCAAACGGGTTCGAGCGCGATGCCGCACAAGAGGAATCCGTGGAACTCGGAGACTCTTTGCGGGTTGGCACGAGTGGTTCGCGGCAACGCCCACGCGATGCTCGAGTCCGTGATGACGTGGCATGAGCGCGACCTTTCCAACAGCTCGCTCGAACGAATTGTACTGCCTGATACGTTTCAACTTATTCACTTCATGCTCGTGCGGCTCTCACGAATCCTCGATGGACTGGTGGTTTTGCCTGAGAACATGGACGCCAACCTGAGGAGAATGGGTGATTTGGTCTTCAGCGAGCACCTGATGGTCGCATTGATTCGCGCAGGTTTATCCCGTGAAGATGCCTATAAGAAGGCACAGCAGCACGCCGCGCGCGCATGGGATGGCGTGGACTTCCGAACGTCCGTCTGGGAAGACTCGGAAATCCGCGATCGAATCGGAGACGAGGAACTGAAACTCGTGTTCGACCTCGCGCATCACCTTCGACACGCTCCCCAGAACATCGGATGA
- a CDS encoding RNA polymerase factor sigma-24, with the protein MLRGRRNHREAFEREAERVFSSLFGTALRLTRSREEAEDLTQEAIVRAYEAFERFDGANFKAWILRILTNLFINRYRQKQRTPSTASLEEDGIYEPMAPEGLEPDRELFDQLVGEEVEAALGNVPEDFRMAVVLSDIEGLTYQEIADATGVPIGTVRSRLARGRAILRRELESYARKEGYLKEGTIE; encoded by the coding sequence ATGCTCCGGGGCAGGCGCAACCACAGGGAAGCCTTCGAGCGCGAAGCGGAGCGGGTGTTCTCGTCACTTTTCGGAACCGCTTTGCGATTGACTCGTTCGCGCGAGGAGGCCGAAGACCTAACGCAAGAAGCCATCGTACGGGCGTACGAGGCGTTCGAGAGGTTCGACGGCGCTAATTTCAAGGCTTGGATTCTTCGGATTCTGACGAACCTGTTTATCAATCGGTATCGCCAGAAGCAACGGACGCCTTCGACGGCATCGCTCGAAGAAGACGGCATTTACGAGCCTATGGCGCCGGAGGGCCTTGAGCCGGACCGGGAGTTGTTCGACCAACTCGTAGGAGAGGAGGTCGAGGCGGCGCTCGGCAACGTGCCCGAGGACTTCCGAATGGCGGTGGTGTTGAGCGACATCGAAGGACTGACGTACCAAGAGATCGCCGACGCTACCGGAGTGCCGATTGGGACCGTTAGGTCCCGACTTGCGCGAGGAAGGGCGATTCTGAGGCGCGAACTGGAATCTTATGCGCGAAAAGAAGGTTATTTGAAAGAAGGAACGATTGAATGA
- a CDS encoding type II secretion system protein D, translated as MRTKKSRWTWIAILALVSALSFAQFDFGGGTQGGSSKPWESFKLDATKRITLDFKNANVDAVIAALTKASGVTIVKDPQLTGPITVTSAKPATLNEAFEILNAVVSLKGFDMRKEGSLLIIRKRDTRGQDNRGRSGNPFEGMDMGAIQSMFSGSQTNLKVYPLKYANASQVSRVVNEVFATVQDPMQQLMQMFGGGGTQMNRGGFQGRNTRGGFQSFGRGGSVVRASSDDYTNSVIVNAPSSEQRQVGSLIEELDKQSDLPMTPKVYRLEFAIAAEIAPAVQNVLTATAPTGRGGIGTANVPFEQRIQQAMRFGSPQASFGTVVTDARTNSIIVTATEENHALVGNVIKELDTEVKLESSTFVVSLANARADDVAGLLSQAFGTRNTGNNANRNNQFGRTGTTQSGNRNNQNNRQPGGQNTGGRNTGGGRSFEEEYDPDRELGLLLEDPNANTGELMTQVMIQQGGRFGTFGGQQQGTSAPQGRDDQGRIVNTRDLTGQITIIPDLNTNSLIVVTSPDNVDLVRSILEQLDKIPEQVMIETIIVEATLDSSSKLGVEWNLTDSPAFRDPGTTQTGGTGFGLSTATPALQGFRYTITGGKLTAFMNALQTDQKFRVLSTPRIFTSNNSEAVINISQRVPYVLSSREDINGNLTFTYAFQDVGIVLTVTPRITANGYVTMVIDQTANDLQGFTSFNAPIINQRQANTVVSVRDSETIILGGIIRNTVSSTVKKVPLLGDIPVLGNLFRSTDKQDVKTELLVFLTPRVVKGDEDARKLREEGQGKLSEESQKAVKGAIPPSKPTTTTGHGGATPPPGGGR; from the coding sequence ATGCGAACGAAGAAGAGTAGGTGGACGTGGATCGCGATTCTCGCGCTGGTTTCAGCGCTGAGTTTCGCTCAGTTCGACTTCGGCGGAGGGACGCAGGGCGGCTCTTCGAAGCCCTGGGAATCCTTCAAGCTCGACGCTACTAAGCGAATCACGCTGGACTTCAAGAACGCGAACGTCGATGCCGTGATCGCGGCCCTGACCAAGGCGTCCGGCGTCACAATCGTCAAGGACCCTCAGCTTACGGGCCCCATCACGGTCACCAGCGCCAAACCGGCCACATTGAACGAGGCGTTCGAGATTCTGAACGCGGTCGTCAGCCTGAAGGGCTTCGACATGCGAAAGGAAGGTTCGCTCCTCATCATCCGAAAGCGCGACACGCGGGGCCAAGACAATCGGGGCCGAAGCGGCAACCCGTTTGAGGGCATGGACATGGGCGCGATCCAGTCGATGTTCTCGGGCAGCCAAACGAACCTCAAGGTGTACCCGCTCAAGTACGCCAACGCCAGTCAGGTATCGAGGGTCGTGAACGAAGTGTTTGCGACGGTGCAAGACCCGATGCAGCAACTCATGCAGATGTTTGGTGGCGGCGGCACGCAAATGAACCGGGGCGGGTTTCAGGGCCGCAACACCCGAGGCGGTTTCCAGAGCTTTGGGAGGGGCGGATCGGTGGTGCGGGCTTCGAGCGACGACTATACCAACTCCGTGATCGTCAACGCGCCTTCGTCCGAGCAACGCCAAGTCGGTTCGCTCATCGAGGAATTGGACAAGCAGAGCGACCTGCCGATGACTCCCAAGGTCTACCGTCTTGAGTTTGCGATCGCCGCAGAGATCGCCCCCGCAGTTCAAAACGTACTGACCGCCACCGCGCCAACCGGCCGTGGGGGAATCGGGACCGCCAACGTGCCGTTCGAGCAGCGGATTCAGCAGGCGATGCGATTTGGTTCGCCGCAAGCCTCGTTTGGGACCGTTGTGACCGACGCTCGAACGAACTCGATCATCGTCACGGCCACCGAAGAGAACCACGCGCTGGTCGGGAACGTCATCAAGGAGTTGGATACCGAGGTCAAGCTGGAGTCCTCGACATTCGTGGTCTCGCTGGCCAATGCACGGGCTGACGACGTCGCCGGGCTGCTGAGCCAGGCCTTTGGAACGCGCAACACGGGTAACAACGCCAACCGCAACAACCAGTTCGGCCGTACGGGAACGACCCAGTCCGGCAACCGGAATAACCAGAACAATCGGCAGCCGGGCGGCCAGAACACGGGCGGCCGCAATACGGGCGGCGGCCGAAGCTTCGAGGAAGAATACGACCCGGACCGCGAACTGGGCTTGCTCCTCGAGGACCCGAATGCCAACACGGGCGAACTCATGACGCAAGTCATGATTCAGCAAGGCGGCCGCTTCGGTACGTTCGGCGGGCAGCAACAGGGCACTTCCGCGCCCCAAGGTCGGGACGACCAGGGCCGCATCGTCAACACTCGCGATCTCACCGGCCAAATCACAATCATCCCGGACCTCAACACGAACAGCCTGATCGTGGTGACCTCGCCGGATAACGTGGACCTCGTTCGGTCGATCCTCGAACAGCTCGACAAGATCCCCGAGCAGGTGATGATTGAGACCATCATCGTCGAGGCGACGCTGGACTCGTCTTCGAAGCTTGGCGTGGAGTGGAATCTCACAGATTCACCCGCTTTCCGCGATCCGGGAACGACTCAAACCGGGGGCACGGGCTTCGGGCTTTCCACCGCAACTCCGGCGCTGCAAGGCTTTCGGTACACGATCACCGGCGGGAAGCTCACGGCCTTCATGAACGCGCTGCAGACCGATCAGAAGTTCCGCGTGCTCTCGACCCCCCGAATCTTCACATCGAACAACTCCGAAGCCGTCATCAACATCAGCCAGCGGGTGCCCTACGTGCTCAGTTCGCGCGAGGACATCAACGGCAACCTCACGTTCACCTATGCGTTCCAGGACGTGGGGATCGTCCTGACCGTCACCCCGCGGATCACCGCTAACGGCTACGTCACGATGGTGATCGACCAGACGGCCAACGACCTCCAGGGGTTCACGAGCTTCAACGCGCCTATCATCAATCAGCGGCAGGCGAACACGGTCGTCTCCGTTCGCGACAGCGAGACCATCATTCTCGGCGGCATCATTCGCAACACCGTGTCGTCGACGGTCAAGAAGGTCCCGCTTCTGGGCGATATCCCCGTGCTCGGCAACCTGTTCCGATCGACGGACAAGCAGGACGTCAAGACCGAACTGCTCGTCTTCCTGACCCCGCGAGTCGTAAAGGGTGACGAGGACGCTCGGAAGCTCCGCGAAGAGGGGCAGGGCAAGCTCTCAGAAGAGTCGCAGAAAGCCGTCAAGGGCGCGATCCCGCCGAGCAAGCCAACGACGACCACGGGGCACGGGGGCGCGACTCCTCCCCCCGGAGGCGGACGCTAA
- a CDS encoding fimbrial assembly protein PilN, which produces MSKPKAALPVVRWTASAEITFYDPAVGATRDFRSLKQAAQALDSRAVVACLSRRTAFIRSLRVPNISPQEVERMLSVQIGQLFPIKAEELAFGFRLTNDVTPEGRLAIVDAVPLATLRKVFADFAEAGLRVEHVVPAAFGSALMAQKLGAMTCAVVEVAPEGLAIDIIDNGELVYSRIAPATEDAETIETEIARTFGISGVQPADVIVAGNLDLPSAQFRPGESTLALLAGADIDRLGVKLELPEESRKRKQQKEVAKTRLAVLGLAAALLLCAWVGLDYSDMRAAAKKSDSAWNSKTARLKRQRDTLQNGLNEMQRMATPISRSFEPAQTASDVLTVVGQGTPDDLWLTGFSFERGKPVTIRGTSKANESISAFLEYLSAQDRFRDVKLVFANNGVIADTPVVNFSITFHAVGNIPISEAQKKGVKA; this is translated from the coding sequence ATGAGCAAGCCCAAGGCAGCCTTGCCCGTCGTCCGCTGGACCGCATCGGCGGAGATCACCTTTTATGACCCCGCGGTGGGCGCGACTCGGGACTTTCGGTCCCTCAAGCAGGCCGCGCAGGCGCTCGATTCGCGCGCGGTCGTGGCTTGTCTCTCGCGTCGCACCGCCTTCATTCGGTCGCTGCGAGTGCCCAACATCTCGCCTCAAGAAGTCGAACGGATGCTGTCGGTTCAGATCGGGCAACTGTTTCCGATCAAGGCCGAAGAGCTTGCGTTCGGGTTCCGACTGACGAACGACGTGACCCCCGAAGGCAGGCTGGCCATTGTGGACGCCGTTCCTCTGGCGACGCTGCGAAAGGTGTTTGCCGATTTCGCCGAAGCTGGGCTCCGAGTTGAACACGTAGTTCCGGCGGCGTTTGGCTCGGCCTTGATGGCGCAAAAGCTGGGAGCGATGACCTGTGCGGTCGTCGAAGTCGCGCCTGAGGGGTTGGCCATCGACATCATCGACAACGGTGAACTCGTCTACAGCCGAATCGCGCCCGCAACCGAGGACGCCGAGACGATCGAAACCGAGATCGCGCGAACGTTCGGCATTTCCGGCGTCCAGCCGGCCGACGTGATCGTCGCCGGCAATCTCGACTTGCCGAGCGCGCAGTTCCGGCCCGGCGAAAGCACCTTAGCCCTGCTTGCGGGCGCCGACATCGACCGCTTGGGGGTCAAGCTGGAGTTGCCCGAGGAGTCGCGGAAGCGCAAGCAGCAAAAGGAGGTTGCGAAGACTCGACTTGCCGTACTCGGGCTTGCAGCTGCGCTGCTCCTTTGCGCCTGGGTGGGGCTCGACTACAGCGATATGAGGGCTGCGGCGAAGAAATCCGATTCGGCGTGGAACTCGAAGACGGCTCGCCTCAAGCGGCAGCGGGATACGCTTCAGAACGGGCTCAACGAGATGCAGCGGATGGCGACACCGATCTCACGCTCGTTCGAACCTGCCCAAACCGCCTCCGACGTCCTTACGGTCGTGGGGCAGGGGACGCCCGACGACCTGTGGCTCACCGGGTTTTCGTTTGAGCGGGGCAAGCCGGTGACGATTCGGGGAACGTCCAAGGCCAACGAGTCGATCTCCGCATTCCTCGAATATCTCTCGGCCCAAGATCGGTTCCGCGATGTCAAGCTGGTCTTCGCCAACAACGGCGTGATCGCAGACACGCCCGTCGTCAACTTCTCCATCACGTTTCATGCCGTGGGCAACATTCCGATTTCGGAAGCTCAGAAGAAGGGGGTGAAGGCGTGA
- a CDS encoding type II secretion system protein K, with the protein MRRVRRTQRGGGLVLGLVVLTGLITLAVAFSVREHAEMRSIRNRIEGRRAELLADAGIQYALGVLADPTIDPTLISTADAWYTSGEVGDQRFLVGRGAFRFEIVDACSFINLNTAAEEQLYRLPLTSEQIDSLLDWRSGDLNARPEGAKDEYYNSLANPYNAALRPMDTVDEVLLVKGFTPQTLYSIPQEVVTSQYLVQGGPEEQPLMIQLATVDSRSPIGTRPDGQARLDLNAASAQQLAQVGVSQGIAQAIVQRRNQVGTFTGFGDVLLLPGMNINDAAAILDNCRVGEATTQVGRINVNTASEAVLNSIPGFTPDISSAMASRQQSGGLQTLGELTTIPGLTPEVLASSIDLLTLGSQTFVVRVIGQFGSRETALEAVVEIVEGQPVLRKVRKPALPDVYTLWRWNRAPTADVSVWGNS; encoded by the coding sequence ATGAGGAGGGTTCGAAGAACTCAGCGCGGCGGTGGGCTCGTGTTGGGGCTCGTCGTCTTGACCGGTCTCATCACCCTAGCCGTGGCGTTCAGCGTCCGCGAGCACGCCGAGATGCGTTCGATCCGCAACCGCATCGAGGGTCGGCGGGCCGAACTGCTTGCCGATGCCGGAATCCAATACGCGCTGGGGGTTCTCGCCGACCCCACGATCGACCCGACGCTGATTTCGACGGCCGACGCTTGGTATACGTCCGGAGAGGTGGGCGATCAGCGGTTCCTCGTGGGAAGGGGCGCGTTTCGGTTTGAAATCGTGGACGCCTGCAGTTTCATCAACCTCAACACCGCGGCCGAAGAGCAGCTTTACCGGCTCCCACTCACTTCGGAGCAGATCGACAGCCTGTTGGACTGGCGTTCCGGCGACCTGAATGCCCGTCCGGAGGGAGCGAAAGACGAGTACTACAACAGCTTGGCCAACCCCTACAACGCCGCCTTGAGGCCGATGGACACGGTCGATGAAGTGCTTCTGGTCAAGGGTTTCACGCCGCAGACGCTGTATTCGATCCCGCAGGAAGTTGTGACGAGTCAGTATCTCGTGCAAGGGGGACCCGAAGAGCAGCCGCTAATGATTCAGCTTGCCACGGTCGATTCTCGGTCGCCGATCGGTACTCGGCCTGATGGCCAAGCTAGGCTCGACTTGAACGCCGCTTCGGCCCAACAACTCGCTCAGGTCGGCGTCTCGCAGGGAATCGCGCAAGCCATCGTCCAGCGAAGGAACCAGGTGGGAACGTTCACCGGCTTCGGCGATGTATTACTTCTGCCTGGAATGAACATCAACGACGCGGCCGCCATTCTCGACAATTGCCGCGTCGGCGAAGCCACAACCCAAGTGGGAAGAATCAACGTGAATACAGCATCGGAAGCCGTTTTGAACTCGATCCCAGGCTTTACTCCCGATATTTCGTCTGCGATGGCTTCTCGTCAGCAGAGCGGGGGGCTCCAGACTCTGGGAGAGCTAACGACGATCCCTGGACTCACCCCTGAGGTCCTCGCGAGCAGCATCGACTTGCTGACGCTGGGTTCTCAGACGTTCGTGGTGAGGGTGATCGGGCAATTCGGATCGAGGGAGACGGCTCTCGAAGCCGTAGTCGAGATCGTGGAAGGACAGCCGGTACTGAGAAAGGTGCGGAAACCTGCGCTGCCTGACGTGTACACGCTCTGGCGTTGGAATCGCGCTCCGACCGCAGACGTGAGCGTTTGGGGGAACTCATGA
- a CDS encoding pseudopilin GspJ, protein MTVGRLSRGVTLIELIVSVAIMAILAAGLVQTFRTALVVQEQVIPAQEERARIERFDDELRKLIGSSFLSADSVVSPSYFIAFSSGSASELSDLGDLPDMLIFTSTGLQPNGAFIGAQGDFETLNEQYGPQGGLAEISLQTTPVGEAPDVSGLFVREQRPSDGDPYQGGWERVMNEDVSAMVFEFWDGTTWTPYWDTTAMDPPRLPASVRITYVLSQRPTERRVLVIRLPASDVTPENPAGLGGTTQP, encoded by the coding sequence TTGACTGTGGGTAGGCTCAGTAGAGGTGTCACGCTGATCGAACTGATCGTATCGGTGGCGATCATGGCGATCCTCGCGGCCGGGCTCGTCCAGACCTTTCGCACCGCTTTGGTGGTTCAGGAGCAGGTGATTCCCGCGCAGGAAGAGAGAGCGCGGATCGAGCGGTTCGACGACGAACTCCGGAAGCTGATCGGCAGCAGCTTCTTGAGCGCGGACAGCGTCGTCAGCCCCAGCTATTTCATCGCCTTCTCTTCGGGTTCGGCTTCCGAGCTTTCCGACCTCGGCGACCTGCCCGACATGCTCATTTTCACTTCAACGGGCCTCCAACCGAACGGCGCTTTCATCGGCGCGCAAGGCGACTTCGAGACGCTCAACGAGCAGTACGGCCCTCAAGGAGGGCTCGCCGAAATCTCGCTGCAGACGACCCCCGTGGGTGAGGCGCCCGACGTTTCGGGGCTTTTTGTCCGCGAGCAACGCCCCTCCGATGGCGACCCCTATCAGGGCGGATGGGAGCGCGTCATGAACGAGGACGTCAGCGCGATGGTGTTCGAGTTTTGGGACGGGACGACGTGGACGCCCTATTGGGACACCACGGCGATGGACCCTCCTCGCTTGCCTGCGTCTGTTCGAATCACGTATGTGTTGAGCCAGCGGCCGACCGAGCGAAGGGTGCTGGTCATTCGGCTGCCGGCCAGCGACGTTACGCCTGAGAACCCTGCCGGACTCGGAGGTACGACGCAGCCATGA
- a CDS encoding type II secretion system protein I — protein sequence MRIRGFTLVELIVTLAVVGLGITAVLGALGGMIRSDTILRERETLQRLAIQKLEELRSTRDYRLSALSGDLEDYGFPTYEWSAQVDPTGVENLEALTVTIVASPGGKQMEEVAYALIYEPPVDAGTGEGGP from the coding sequence ATGAGGATCCGGGGCTTTACGCTGGTCGAGCTGATCGTTACGCTCGCAGTCGTCGGGCTCGGCATCACCGCGGTGTTGGGCGCCCTGGGCGGGATGATTCGGTCGGACACGATCCTTCGGGAGCGAGAGACTCTTCAGCGACTCGCGATCCAGAAGTTGGAGGAATTGCGGTCGACGCGCGATTACCGCCTCTCCGCGCTTTCCGGAGACCTCGAAGACTACGGGTTTCCCACCTACGAGTGGAGCGCGCAAGTCGATCCCACAGGGGTCGAGAACCTCGAAGCCCTTACGGTGACCATCGTTGCCTCCCCAGGAGGGAAGCAGATGGAAGAGGTGGCCTATGCTCTGATTTATGAACCCCCCGTCGATGCGGGAACCGGGGAGGGTGGACCTTGA